The sequence below is a genomic window from Lolium perenne isolate Kyuss_39 chromosome 4, Kyuss_2.0, whole genome shotgun sequence.
GGCGACGCCGTCCGGCAGGGCGCCGACCTGCTCTACGCCGCCGGGGCCGCGGGGCTCGGGCTGTCGCTCGTCCTCATCCACATCTACGTCACCCCCATCAAGCGGTTCCTCCAGGCGCTGTGGGCGGTGGGAGTGCTCGGGTCCGTCGGGACCTACGCCCTCGCCGCGCAGCCGCTCGGCGAGGGGCTCGTCCGGTACGTGCTCGACCACCCGGGCGCGGTGTGGTTCGTCGGGCCCACCTTCGCAGCGCTCACTGGCCTCGTCTTCAAGGAAGGTACAGCATTTCTGCAGTTACTGTCTGTGTGCTGATGTGGGATTGATTATCCCATCTTCCATTGATTCATTCTATTGCTTACATTAGCTGATTTTATCATTGGATATCGAGTAGTTTCCATTTGTGAAATGTATCCGACAACCAACAAATGTACTGACAGGACTCTGCTATGGAAAATTGGAGGCTGGTATCTTGACGTTTGTTATCCCCACCCTTCTCCTTGGACACCTGGTAAATCACATATCTGAAATTTAGCACCTCAGCTTTATCAGACCGGACTGGATGCAGTGATCAACCTGTATTTTCTTACACTTGTTTTCTGAACATATGCAGTCTGGGTTGATGGACGATGGAGCAAAATTGGGCCTCTTGGGAGTGTGGATGGCGCTCTTCACCGTGTTCGCCGCGAGGAAATTCCAGCAGCCCATTAAGGTATAATATTAGGACGCGCCTTTCAGTGACAAGGGTTTTTATCATCATTTGTGGCTATTAAGAAATTCTTGGTCGAAATTTACAATAATGTTTTGCTGTGTTGCTGATAATGAAGGATGACATCGGCGACAAGTCTGTTTTCATGTTCAACGCACTCCCCGAAGAGGAAAAGAAAGCTCTGCTGCAGAAACTCGAGGCACCAACCGAGCAGAAGTTCGAATAGCAGATTTCCATAAGGCACAATGACGATAGCCAGCTGATGGACTTCCGGATCGGTGCCTCCATGAAGAGGAAGGGAAACTTTGCTACTGAAGCTTGGAGGTGCAAACTGAGAGGAACTTGAATACCTGTAGCAAGCACAAGGTTGGTTGCTAGTCGTGATCTGGCAGATGTATGTAGTATAACAGATGTATATGCTAGTCCGGGACTTCAGGGTGCTACACCCATAAATAGATGAGACTGCTGCAATTGTGATATAGCTGCAAATCTGTTACTGGATGTGCATGCCCAACCCCTGGTGTCAGGAATTTTTCAGAGCGAGAGCTTGCATCTCTCAAACTGGGGCACTTTGTTGAAATATTACTGTCGCAACACCATAAATTTTCAGTGAAACATGCGATCCCAGCTGTGGCTGTTGGTAATGTGGTTGAGCAGTTTGTAGGGTTAGCATACTTCCGCACTGGTGCAGAGCTGGCCTGTGCTGCCACATTA
It includes:
- the LOC127291771 gene encoding uncharacterized protein, coding for MPMATAVLLRLAPLPPRPSSRAPSSPKPALLPPLARHRGRAAGAIRAAGDGLADQTTVYTGVYGPWSVDDADLREVLLYRAGLVTAAASFLAASSGAFLPAGNPAGDAVRQGADLLYAAGAAGLGLSLVLIHIYVTPIKRFLQALWAVGVLGSVGTYALAAQPLGEGLVRYVLDHPGAVWFVGPTFAALTGLVFKEGLCYGKLEAGILTFVIPTLLLGHLSGLMDDGAKLGLLGVWMALFTVFAARKFQQPIKDDIGDKSVFMFNALPEEEKKALLQKLEAPTEQKFE